A single Brevundimonas sp. SL130 DNA region contains:
- the tdh gene encoding L-threonine 3-dehydrogenase codes for MKALAKTGPVQGLELIDAPIPEAGPEDVLIRVHRTAVCGTDIHIWNWDEWSQKNVPTPMITGHEFAGEIVAVGKDVDRPLKIGQRVSAEGHVIDLNSEAARAGHFHLDPKTRGIGVNRQGAFAEFVVAPAFNVIELPDDVPYEIGSILDPFGNAVHTAQQFDLLGEDVLVTGAGPIGMMAAAVARHAGARTVVLTDINDFRLELAQKVAPGVRTVNTTKEDIHDVMKELGLKVGFDVALEMSGSPIAFKQCVDTLIMGGGMAMLGIPGKPMETDWGAIILKALTIKGVYGREMFTTWRKMLGLLKAGLDLQPLITHRLDYADYREGFEAMKSGQSGKVVLNWDKAA; via the coding sequence ATGAAGGCCCTGGCCAAGACTGGGCCGGTGCAGGGACTGGAACTGATCGACGCGCCGATCCCCGAGGCGGGGCCGGAAGACGTGCTGATCCGGGTGCACCGCACCGCCGTGTGCGGCACCGACATTCACATCTGGAACTGGGACGAGTGGTCCCAGAAGAATGTCCCGACCCCGATGATCACCGGCCACGAGTTCGCCGGCGAGATCGTCGCCGTCGGCAAGGACGTGGATCGTCCGCTGAAGATCGGTCAGCGCGTTTCGGCCGAAGGGCATGTCATCGACCTGAACTCCGAGGCGGCCCGCGCTGGCCATTTCCACCTGGACCCCAAGACGCGCGGCATCGGCGTGAACCGCCAGGGCGCCTTCGCCGAGTTCGTGGTGGCGCCGGCCTTCAATGTCATCGAACTGCCGGACGACGTGCCCTATGAGATCGGCTCGATCCTGGACCCGTTCGGCAATGCGGTGCACACGGCGCAGCAGTTCGACCTGCTGGGCGAGGACGTCCTGGTGACCGGCGCCGGCCCCATCGGCATGATGGCCGCCGCCGTGGCCCGCCACGCCGGGGCGCGCACCGTGGTCCTGACCGACATCAACGACTTCCGGCTGGAGCTGGCGCAGAAGGTGGCGCCGGGCGTGCGCACCGTGAACACGACCAAGGAAGACATCCACGACGTCATGAAGGAGCTGGGCCTGAAGGTCGGGTTCGACGTGGCGCTGGAGATGTCGGGCTCGCCCATCGCCTTCAAACAGTGCGTCGACACCCTGATCATGGGCGGCGGCATGGCCATGCTGGGCATTCCCGGCAAGCCGATGGAGACCGACTGGGGCGCGATCATCCTGAAGGCCCTGACCATCAAGGGCGTCTATGGCCGCGAGATGTTCACCACCTGGCGCAAGATGCTGGGCCTGCTGAAGGCCGGTCTGGATCTGCAGCCGCTGATCACCCACCGGCTGGACTATGCCGACTATCGCGAAGGCTTCGAGGCCATGAAGTCGGGCCAGTCGGGCAAGGTGGTGCTGAACTGGGACAAGGCGGCCTGA
- a CDS encoding glycine C-acetyltransferase, with product MTQSFYDRVAGELTEIDAQGLTKPERIIASRQGPVIQVAGRDVLNFCANNYLGLAGDERVTQAGIAAQQKWGAGTASVRFICGTLEIHKELEAAIAGYLGFEDAILFAAAFDANGGLFEPLLGESDAIVSDSLNHASIIDGVRLCKAKRYRFANSDMDELETRLKEARAAGARDIIIATDGAFSMDGYIAKLDEIRALADKYDALIMVDDCHATGFLGPQGKGSFAHHGVEVDFVTGTFGKALGGAMGGFICAKKSVVELLKQRARPYLFSNALAPAVCGSSLEAIRIAQGSEGDVLRTRLSANAHRYRNAMADAGFTLLDGEHPIIPVMLGDAKLAQDFAARALELGVYVIGFSFPVVPRGQARIRTQMSAAHSFEQIDRTVEAFTQAGRELGVI from the coding sequence ATGACCCAGAGCTTCTATGACCGCGTCGCCGGTGAACTGACCGAGATCGACGCCCAGGGCCTGACCAAGCCCGAACGCATCATCGCCTCGCGCCAGGGGCCGGTGATCCAGGTGGCCGGCCGCGACGTGCTGAATTTCTGCGCCAACAACTATCTGGGCCTGGCGGGCGACGAGCGCGTGACCCAGGCAGGGATCGCGGCGCAGCAGAAGTGGGGCGCGGGCACGGCCTCGGTCCGGTTCATCTGCGGCACGCTGGAAATCCATAAGGAGCTGGAAGCCGCCATCGCCGGCTATCTCGGTTTCGAGGACGCCATACTGTTCGCCGCCGCCTTCGACGCCAACGGCGGCCTGTTCGAGCCTCTGCTGGGCGAGAGCGACGCCATCGTGTCCGACAGCCTGAACCACGCCTCGATCATCGACGGGGTGCGGCTGTGCAAGGCCAAACGCTATCGGTTCGCCAACTCGGACATGGACGAGCTGGAGACTCGGCTGAAAGAGGCCCGCGCGGCCGGCGCCCGCGACATCATCATCGCCACCGACGGCGCCTTCTCGATGGACGGCTATATCGCCAAACTGGACGAGATCCGGGCGTTGGCCGACAAATACGACGCCCTGATCATGGTGGACGATTGTCACGCGACGGGCTTCCTGGGTCCGCAAGGCAAGGGCTCCTTCGCCCATCACGGGGTGGAGGTGGATTTCGTCACCGGCACCTTCGGCAAGGCCCTGGGCGGCGCCATGGGCGGCTTCATCTGCGCCAAGAAGTCGGTGGTCGAACTGCTGAAACAGCGGGCGCGGCCCTATCTGTTCTCCAACGCCCTGGCGCCGGCGGTGTGCGGGTCGTCGCTGGAGGCGATCCGTATCGCCCAAGGGTCGGAGGGCGACGTGTTACGCACCCGCCTGTCGGCCAATGCTCACCGCTATCGCAACGCCATGGCGGATGCGGGCTTCACCCTGCTGGACGGCGAACATCCGATCATCCCGGTCATGCTGGGCGACGCCAAGCTGGCGCAGGACTTCGCGGCGCGGGCGCTGGAGCTGGGCGTCTATGTGATTGGGTTTAGCTTCCCGGTCGTGCCGCGTGGCCAGGCCCGGATCCGCACCCAGATGTCGGCGGCGCATTCGTTCGAACAGATCGACCGGACTGTTGAGGCGTTTACGCAGGCGGGGCGGGAGCTGGGGGTTATCTAG
- a CDS encoding methylmalonyl-CoA mutase family protein — protein sequence MSFPIPSPLEWREAAQKALKDRPIESLMSLDADQLVTRPLYAGATGVQPISAPRPSDSEGRAWDLRTLVEGDDAEAVNAAVLTDLENGAASVVLKGRVLADSGPLGRALEGVAMELAPVALDAGIDGPDAANALAVTAKGSPRAQLRFHMDPVSAFAEAGGAPRSVEEHLSLAANTAARHAGAYPEASFFMASGRVAHEAGGSAAQELAFAAASVVAHAKAAVDAGMSVEAALKGTVVGLSVDAEYFDSLAKLRAMRLIWAGLTRAFEVEAPAVIEARSSRRMLAARDPWPNLLRLTAAGFAGAVGGADVVVLDGFTRASGRSDAFARRQARNTQLVLMEEAHLGRVDDPAAGSWYLDARTRDLAEAGWAEFQMIEAEGGLVEALKGSVIQPRIARARALKEAALKNGAAQIIGVTKYVDADVRPAPVEAGDETAAAVERVCEPLTPIRFAAAFEAVIG from the coding sequence ATGAGCTTCCCCATCCCCAGCCCCCTCGAATGGCGCGAGGCGGCCCAGAAGGCGTTGAAGGATCGGCCGATCGAGTCGCTGATGTCGCTCGACGCGGACCAGTTGGTGACGCGGCCGCTGTACGCCGGGGCGACCGGCGTGCAGCCGATCTCCGCGCCGCGTCCGTCGGACTCCGAAGGCCGGGCCTGGGATCTGCGGACCCTGGTCGAGGGGGACGACGCCGAGGCGGTCAACGCCGCCGTCCTGACCGATCTGGAGAACGGCGCGGCCTCGGTGGTGCTGAAGGGACGGGTGCTGGCGGATTCTGGGCCGCTGGGGCGGGCGCTGGAAGGGGTAGCGATGGAGCTGGCGCCGGTCGCGCTGGACGCCGGGATCGACGGGCCCGATGCGGCCAACGCCCTGGCCGTCACAGCCAAGGGCTCGCCGCGCGCCCAGCTGAGATTCCACATGGACCCGGTCTCGGCCTTCGCCGAGGCGGGCGGGGCGCCGCGTTCGGTGGAAGAGCATCTGAGCCTGGCGGCCAATACGGCGGCGCGCCATGCGGGGGCCTATCCCGAGGCGAGCTTCTTCATGGCCAGCGGGCGGGTGGCGCACGAGGCGGGCGGATCGGCGGCGCAGGAGCTGGCCTTTGCGGCCGCCAGCGTGGTGGCCCATGCGAAGGCGGCGGTGGATGCGGGGATGTCGGTCGAGGCGGCCCTGAAGGGGACGGTGGTCGGCCTGTCGGTCGATGCGGAATATTTCGACAGCCTGGCCAAACTCAGGGCCATGCGGCTGATCTGGGCTGGGTTGACGCGGGCCTTTGAGGTCGAGGCGCCGGCCGTGATCGAGGCGCGGTCGTCGCGACGGATGTTGGCGGCGCGCGATCCCTGGCCCAATCTGCTGCGGTTGACGGCGGCGGGGTTTGCGGGCGCCGTGGGGGGCGCGGACGTGGTGGTGCTGGACGGCTTCACCCGCGCTTCGGGCCGGTCCGACGCCTTTGCTCGGCGGCAGGCGAGGAACACGCAGCTGGTGCTGATGGAGGAGGCGCATCTGGGCCGGGTCGATGATCCGGCGGCGGGGAGCTGGTATCTGGACGCGCGGACGCGGGATCTGGCCGAGGCCGGCTGGGCCGAGTTCCAGATGATCGAGGCCGAGGGCGGTCTGGTCGAGGCCCTGAAGGGGTCGGTGATCCAGCCCCGCATCGCCCGCGCTCGGGCTCTGAAGGAGGCGGCCCTGAAGAACGGCGCGGCCCAGATCATCGGCGTGACCAAATATGTGGACGCGGACGTGCGGCCGGCGCCGGTCGAGGCGGGCGACGAGACGGCGGCGGCGGTGGAGCGGGTGTGCGAACCCCTGACGCCGATCCGATTTGCGGCGGCCTTCGAGGCGGTGATCGGATGA
- a CDS encoding class I SAM-dependent methyltransferase, whose amino-acid sequence MSATSSGDPVAAGPEDFAFFYDEERRNPTPYHAGGEYFRRGKDRMDRTFNLIAPHVVGKDVLDIGASPFYLLYRAKAAGARLCHGVYFANDDHPLRQYQTIYSPGGPVEISHADVENEGLPFADNSLDVVTACEILEHFDSFPVKMSMEIRRVVKPGGHVCITVPNVCSIAHILKLIAQKNIYMRYRADATGRHKHEYTLAQLRAYVDYLGLEVVKIGVMPSPTSNKYALRPFYRLLARIPVLKLYSPILYVLARQPAVKPTNDLSAPPSSLYEDISSTEED is encoded by the coding sequence ATGAGTGCGACTTCAAGCGGCGATCCGGTCGCCGCCGGGCCGGAAGATTTCGCCTTCTTCTATGATGAAGAAAGGCGGAACCCTACGCCGTATCATGCGGGCGGCGAGTATTTTCGTCGCGGCAAGGACCGCATGGACCGGACCTTCAACCTGATCGCGCCCCATGTCGTCGGCAAGGATGTGCTCGATATCGGCGCCTCGCCGTTTTACCTGCTTTATCGGGCGAAGGCGGCGGGGGCGCGGCTTTGCCATGGCGTCTATTTCGCCAATGACGATCATCCGCTTCGTCAGTACCAGACCATCTATTCGCCGGGCGGACCGGTCGAGATCAGTCACGCCGACGTCGAGAATGAAGGGCTTCCGTTCGCCGATAATTCGCTGGACGTCGTGACCGCCTGCGAAATCCTGGAGCATTTCGACTCCTTCCCGGTGAAAATGTCGATGGAGATCCGGCGGGTGGTCAAGCCCGGCGGCCATGTTTGCATCACCGTGCCGAACGTCTGTTCGATCGCCCATATCCTGAAGCTGATCGCGCAGAAGAACATCTATATGCGCTATCGGGCGGACGCGACCGGGCGGCACAAGCACGAATATACGCTGGCTCAGCTTAGGGCCTATGTCGATTATCTGGGCTTGGAGGTCGTCAAGATCGGCGTGATGCCGTCGCCGACCTCGAACAAATATGCGCTGCGGCCCTTCTATCGGCTGTTGGCGCGGATTCCGGTGCTGAAGCTGTATTCGCCGATCCTCTATGTCCTGGCGAGGCAGCCGGCGGTCAAGCCGACGAACGACCTGAGTGCGCCGCCGTCGAGCCTGTATGAGGACATCTCTTCGACGGAAGAAGATTAG
- the purT gene encoding formate-dependent phosphoribosylglycinamide formyltransferase: protein MKLGTPLSDTAVRVMLLGSGELGKEVAIELQRLGVEVIAVDRYPNAPAMQVAHRSHVIPMTDPQVLNGVILAEAPHIIVPEIEAIATEVLADIEAAGLAVVIPTARAVQLTMNREGIRRLAAEELGLPTSPYAFAGSAEELAAGAETVGYPNFVKPVMSSSGKGQSFVESPDEIADAWTYAQDSGRVAGARVIVEGRIDFDFEITLLTVRSRAADGSTRTDFCAPIGHRQVKGDYVESWQPQAMPPAALAASQDIAGKVTDALGGFGVFGVELFVKGDQVWFSEVSPRPHDTGLVTLASQTLSEFALHARAILGLPVDVTLREPAASAVIYGGMEAQGIAFEGVADALSVPTADLRLFGKPEAFERRRMGVATARGADTDQARERAREAAGRVKLVRS from the coding sequence ATGAAACTCGGCACCCCGCTTTCCGACACCGCCGTCCGCGTCATGCTGCTGGGCTCGGGCGAACTGGGCAAGGAGGTCGCCATTGAGCTGCAAAGGCTCGGCGTCGAGGTGATCGCCGTGGACCGCTATCCCAACGCCCCCGCCATGCAGGTGGCGCACCGCAGCCACGTCATCCCGATGACCGACCCCCAGGTGCTGAACGGCGTCATCCTGGCCGAGGCCCCGCACATCATCGTGCCCGAGATCGAGGCCATCGCCACCGAGGTCCTGGCCGATATCGAGGCCGCTGGCCTGGCCGTGGTCATCCCCACCGCCCGCGCCGTGCAACTGACCATGAACCGCGAGGGCATCCGCCGTCTCGCCGCCGAAGAGCTTGGCCTGCCCACCAGCCCCTACGCCTTCGCCGGCAGCGCCGAGGAACTGGCCGCCGGCGCCGAGACCGTGGGCTACCCCAACTTCGTCAAACCGGTCATGTCCTCCTCCGGCAAGGGGCAATCCTTCGTCGAAAGCCCCGATGAAATCGCCGACGCCTGGACCTACGCCCAGGACAGCGGCCGCGTCGCCGGCGCCCGCGTCATCGTCGAGGGCCGTATCGACTTCGATTTCGAGATCACCCTGCTGACCGTCCGCTCACGCGCCGCCGACGGCTCGACCCGCACGGATTTCTGCGCGCCCATCGGCCACCGTCAGGTCAAGGGCGACTATGTCGAGAGCTGGCAGCCCCAGGCCATGCCCCCCGCTGCGCTTGCCGCCTCGCAAGACATCGCCGGCAAGGTGACGGACGCCCTGGGCGGTTTCGGCGTCTTCGGCGTCGAACTCTTCGTCAAGGGCGACCAGGTCTGGTTCTCCGAGGTCTCGCCCCGCCCCCACGACACCGGCCTCGTCACCCTGGCCAGCCAGACCCTGAGCGAGTTCGCCCTCCACGCCCGCGCCATCCTGGGCCTGCCCGTCGATGTGACCCTGCGCGAACCCGCCGCCAGCGCCGTCATCTACGGCGGCATGGAGGCGCAAGGGATCGCCTTCGAAGGCGTCGCCGACGCCCTGTCCGTCCCCACCGCCGATCTGCGCCTCTTCGGCAAACCCGAAGCCTTCGAGCGCCGCCGCATGGGCGTCGCCACCGCCCGCGGCGCCGACACGGACCAGGCCCGCGAACGCGCCCGCGAAGCCGCAGGCCGCGTCAAGCTGGTGCGCAGCTGA
- the tkt gene encoding transketolase, with translation MTDVKSAPKATPQQMANAIRVLAMDGVEQAKSGHPGMPMGMADVATVLFSKFLKFDASRPDWADRDRFILSAGHGSMLIYALLHLTGYKAATKEELSNFRQWGSKTAGHPEYGHMPGVEVTTGPLGQGLATSVGFAMAERHLAAKYGDALVDHRTWVVAGDGCLMEGVSQEAIALAGRYKLNKLTVLWDDNEITIDGKVSLSDATDQKARFKAAGWAVKAIDGHDMEAIKAALKWATRQDKPTLIACKTKIGKGAATMEGSHKTHGAALGAAEIAATRLGLAWDHAPFEMPQTIADAWAKVGRRGAKDRKKWEARLAASSQAADFTRAMKGDLPESAFDALNAKIAELIETKPAQATRQSSGAALDQVFASIPELVGGSADLTGSNNTFVAGTPILDAPSYEGRYVNWGIREFGMAAAMNGLALHGGIIPYAGTFMVFSDYSRPAIRLGALMGVRAIHVLTHDSIGLGEDGPTHQPVEHLAALRAIPNLLVFRPADTVEAMECWKIALETKTAPSAMALSRQKTPAVRTVASTENLSAKGAYEIKPASGEAKATLFGTGTELALALKAAETLEAAGVPTRVVSVPCFELFEQQDAAYRASVIGRGTIRVAVEAAIKQGWEGFIGEDGAFIGMTGFGASAPAEILYDKFGITADAVVAAVKARL, from the coding sequence GTGACCGACGTCAAATCCGCCCCCAAGGCCACGCCCCAGCAGATGGCCAACGCCATCCGCGTCCTCGCCATGGACGGCGTCGAACAGGCCAAGTCGGGCCACCCCGGCATGCCCATGGGCATGGCCGACGTCGCCACGGTGCTGTTTTCCAAGTTTCTGAAGTTCGACGCCAGCCGCCCCGACTGGGCTGACCGCGATCGCTTCATCCTGTCGGCGGGCCACGGCTCGATGCTGATCTACGCCCTGTTGCACCTGACCGGCTACAAGGCCGCGACCAAGGAAGAACTGTCCAACTTCCGCCAGTGGGGCTCCAAGACCGCCGGCCACCCCGAATACGGCCACATGCCCGGCGTCGAAGTCACCACCGGCCCCCTGGGCCAGGGCCTGGCCACCTCGGTCGGTTTCGCCATGGCCGAGCGTCACCTGGCCGCCAAATACGGCGACGCCCTGGTCGACCACCGCACCTGGGTCGTGGCCGGCGACGGCTGCCTGATGGAAGGCGTGTCCCAGGAAGCCATCGCCCTGGCCGGCCGCTACAAGCTGAACAAGCTGACCGTCCTGTGGGACGACAACGAGATCACCATTGACGGCAAGGTCTCCCTGTCCGACGCGACCGACCAGAAGGCCCGATTCAAGGCCGCCGGCTGGGCGGTCAAGGCCATCGACGGCCATGACATGGAGGCCATCAAGGCCGCCCTCAAATGGGCGACGCGCCAGGACAAGCCGACCCTGATCGCCTGCAAGACCAAGATCGGCAAGGGCGCCGCCACCATGGAAGGCAGCCACAAGACCCACGGCGCCGCCCTGGGCGCCGCCGAGATCGCCGCCACCCGTCTGGGCCTGGCCTGGGATCACGCCCCCTTCGAAATGCCCCAGACCATCGCCGACGCCTGGGCCAAGGTCGGGCGTCGCGGCGCCAAGGACCGCAAGAAGTGGGAGGCCCGCCTGGCCGCATCCAGCCAGGCCGCCGACTTCACCCGCGCCATGAAGGGCGACCTGCCCGAGAGCGCCTTCGACGCCCTGAACGCCAAGATCGCCGAACTGATCGAAACCAAGCCCGCCCAGGCCACGCGCCAGTCCTCGGGCGCCGCCCTGGACCAGGTCTTCGCTTCGATCCCCGAACTGGTCGGCGGCTCGGCCGACCTGACCGGCTCGAACAACACCTTCGTCGCCGGCACCCCCATCCTGGACGCCCCGTCCTATGAGGGCCGATACGTCAACTGGGGCATCCGCGAGTTCGGCATGGCCGCCGCCATGAACGGCCTGGCCCTGCACGGCGGGATCATCCCCTACGCCGGCACCTTCATGGTCTTCTCGGACTACAGCCGCCCGGCCATCCGTCTGGGCGCCCTGATGGGGGTCCGCGCCATCCACGTTTTGACCCACGACTCCATCGGCCTGGGCGAGGACGGCCCGACCCACCAGCCGGTCGAACACCTGGCCGCCCTGCGCGCCATCCCCAACCTTCTGGTCTTCCGCCCCGCCGACACGGTCGAGGCCATGGAATGCTGGAAGATCGCGCTGGAGACCAAGACCGCCCCCTCGGCCATGGCCCTGTCGCGCCAGAAGACCCCGGCCGTCCGCACCGTCGCCTCGACCGAGAACCTCTCGGCCAAGGGCGCCTATGAGATCAAGCCCGCTTCGGGCGAGGCCAAGGCCACCCTGTTCGGCACCGGCACGGAACTGGCCCTGGCGCTCAAGGCCGCCGAGACCCTCGAGGCCGCCGGCGTACCGACCCGCGTCGTCTCCGTCCCCTGTTTCGAACTGTTCGAGCAACAGGACGCCGCCTACCGCGCCTCGGTCATCGGCCGCGGCACGATCCGCGTCGCCGTGGAAGCCGCCATCAAACAGGGCTGGGAAGGCTTCATCGGCGAAGACGGCGCCTTCATCGGCATGACCGGCTTCGGCGCCTCCGCCCCCGCCGAGATCCTCTACGACAAGTTCGGCATCACCGCCGACGCCGTCGTCGCCGCGGTCAAGGCCCGGCTGTAA
- the mce gene encoding methylmalonyl-CoA epimerase, translating to MIGALNHVGVATPSIADSIKLYRDILGATKIGEPFDLPTQGVKVCFIDTPTAQIELIEPYDETSPIVGFLAKNPKGGQHHVCFEVADIHAAVAEMRAKGVTILGTGEPRIGAHGTPVVFLHPRDMGGVLIELMETPKKGH from the coding sequence ATGATCGGCGCCCTGAACCATGTCGGGGTCGCGACCCCGTCCATCGCGGACTCGATCAAACTGTATCGCGACATTCTGGGGGCGACGAAGATCGGCGAGCCCTTCGACCTGCCGACGCAGGGGGTGAAGGTCTGTTTCATCGACACGCCGACGGCCCAGATCGAGCTGATCGAACCCTATGACGAGACCAGCCCCATCGTCGGCTTCCTGGCCAAGAACCCCAAGGGCGGCCAGCATCACGTCTGTTTCGAGGTGGCCGACATCCACGCCGCCGTGGCCGAGATGCGAGCCAAGGGGGTGACGATCCTGGGCACGGGCGAGCCGCGTATCGGAGCGCATGGAACGCCGGTCGTCTTCCTGCACCCGCGCGACATGGGCGGGGTGCTGATCGAGCTGATGGAGACGCCGAAGAAGGGTCACTGA
- the scpA gene encoding methylmalonyl-CoA mutase: protein MSFPDFSKIALNLDATGQGPTRDPWLTPEGLTVETTYGAEALDGLDHQDGLPGFAPFVRGPYPTMYAGNPWTIRQYAGFSTAEESNAFYRRNLAAGQKGLSIAFDLATHRGYDSDHPRVKGDVGMAGVAIDSIYDMRTLFDGIPLDQMSVSMTMNGAVLPILALYVVAAEEQGVPHAALTGTIQNDILKEFMVRNTYIYPPEPSMRIIADIFAWTAQETPKFNSISISGYHMQEAGASADIELAYTLADGIEYLRAGVAAGMPIDRFAPRLSFFWAIGMNYFMEVAKMRAGRLLWAEAVRKEGGVDPKSLSLRAHCQTSGWSLAAQDVFNNVPRTMVEAMAAAGGQTQSLHTNALDEALALPTDFSARIARNTQILLQSETGLTRVIDPWGGSFYVERLTHELAERARAHMAEVEALGGMAKAIEAGIPKLRIEESAAKTQARIDTGQQTVVGVNKYLNPVVDDIPMLKVDNAAVLAAQIDKLKRLRAERDQAVTDAALEALTNGARGSANLLELAVQAARAKATVGEISDALEAAFGRHVATVQTVSGVYAKEAGADPRFARAREMVATFVENDGGPPRILIAKLGQDGHDRGQKVVATGYGDLGFDVTAGALFQTPAEAAKDAVDKGVHAVGASSLAAGHLTLVPELKAELARLGRPDIMIVVGGVIPPSDVQPLLDMGAAAVYLPGSAIADTAVDLIEKLNQRLGYAQAAPAKDKS, encoded by the coding sequence ATGAGTTTCCCAGATTTCAGCAAGATCGCCCTGAACCTCGACGCGACCGGGCAGGGGCCGACGCGTGATCCGTGGCTGACGCCCGAGGGGCTGACGGTCGAGACCACATACGGCGCCGAGGCGCTGGACGGGCTGGATCACCAGGACGGGCTGCCGGGGTTCGCGCCCTTCGTGCGCGGGCCCTATCCGACCATGTATGCGGGCAATCCCTGGACCATCCGCCAGTACGCCGGCTTCTCGACCGCTGAGGAGTCCAACGCCTTCTATCGTCGCAATCTGGCGGCGGGGCAGAAGGGGTTGAGCATCGCCTTCGATCTGGCGACGCACCGGGGCTATGACAGCGACCACCCGCGGGTGAAGGGGGACGTCGGCATGGCCGGCGTGGCCATCGACAGCATCTATGACATGCGGACCCTGTTCGACGGGATCCCGCTAGACCAGATGTCGGTGTCGATGACGATGAACGGGGCGGTGCTGCCGATCCTGGCCCTCTATGTCGTCGCGGCGGAAGAACAGGGGGTGCCGCACGCGGCCCTGACCGGGACCATTCAGAACGATATTCTGAAGGAGTTCATGGTCAGGAACACCTACATCTATCCGCCCGAGCCCTCGATGCGGATCATCGCCGACATCTTCGCCTGGACGGCGCAGGAGACGCCGAAGTTCAATTCGATCTCGATCAGCGGCTATCACATGCAGGAGGCCGGGGCCTCGGCGGATATCGAGCTGGCCTATACGCTGGCGGACGGGATCGAATATCTGCGGGCGGGCGTGGCGGCGGGCATGCCGATCGACCGGTTCGCGCCGCGCCTGAGCTTCTTCTGGGCCATCGGCATGAACTATTTCATGGAGGTGGCCAAGATGCGGGCGGGCCGTCTGCTGTGGGCCGAGGCGGTGCGGAAAGAGGGCGGGGTCGATCCCAAGTCGTTGAGCCTGCGCGCTCACTGCCAGACATCCGGCTGGAGCCTGGCGGCGCAGGATGTGTTCAACAATGTGCCGCGCACCATGGTCGAGGCCATGGCGGCGGCGGGCGGGCAGACGCAGAGCCTGCACACCAATGCGCTGGACGAGGCCCTGGCGCTGCCGACCGACTTCTCGGCCCGGATCGCGCGCAATACCCAGATCCTGTTGCAGTCGGAGACGGGGCTGACCCGCGTGATCGATCCGTGGGGCGGCAGCTTCTATGTCGAGCGACTGACGCACGAACTGGCCGAACGGGCGCGGGCGCATATGGCCGAGGTCGAGGCCCTGGGCGGCATGGCCAAGGCCATCGAGGCCGGGATTCCCAAGCTGAGGATCGAGGAATCGGCCGCCAAGACCCAGGCCCGGATCGACACCGGCCAGCAGACGGTGGTGGGGGTGAACAAATATTTGAACCCCGTCGTCGACGATATTCCGATGCTGAAGGTCGATAATGCGGCGGTGCTGGCGGCCCAGATCGACAAGCTGAAACGGCTGAGGGCCGAGCGGGATCAGGCCGTGACCGATGCGGCGCTGGAGGCGTTGACGAACGGTGCGCGGGGCAGCGCCAATCTGCTGGAGCTGGCGGTGCAGGCCGCGCGGGCCAAGGCGACGGTGGGGGAGATTTCGGACGCGCTGGAGGCCGCCTTCGGCCGGCATGTGGCGACGGTGCAGACCGTATCGGGCGTCTACGCCAAGGAGGCCGGCGCCGATCCCCGCTTCGCGCGCGCCCGCGAGATGGTGGCGACCTTCGTCGAGAATGACGGCGGGCCGCCGCGCATCCTGATCGCCAAGCTTGGGCAGGACGGGCATGACCGGGGCCAGAAGGTGGTCGCCACCGGATACGGCGACCTGGGCTTCGACGTCACCGCCGGCGCCCTGTTCCAGACCCCGGCCGAGGCGGCGAAGGACGCGGTCGACAAGGGGGTCCATGCGGTGGGGGCTTCGTCTTTGGCGGCGGGGCATCTGACGCTGGTGCCGGAACTGAAGGCCGAGCTGGCGCGGCTGGGACGGCCGGACATCATGATCGTGGTGGGGGGCGTCATACCGCCGTCCGACGTCCAGCCCCTGCTCGATATGGGCGCCGCCGCCGTCTATCTGCCCGGTTCGGCCATAGCCGACACGGCGGTGGACCTGATCGAGAAACTGAACCAGCGGCTGGGCTACGCCCAGGCCGCGCCTGCAAAGGACAAGTCATGA